One stretch of Methanobrevibacter boviskoreani JH1 DNA includes these proteins:
- a CDS encoding TOBE domain-containing protein, whose amino-acid sequence MEISARNGLKGKVESVTLGTVMANVHIKVEEPGVITAAITRESAEKLGLKEGDDVSAIIKATEVIVGKEL is encoded by the coding sequence ATGGAAATTAGTGCAAGAAATGGATTAAAAGGAAAAGTTGAAAGTGTTACTTTAGGAACTGTAATGGCAAATGTTCATATTAAAGTAGAAGAACCAGGAGTTATTACTGCTGCTATTACTCGTGAATCTGCTGAAAAATTAGGTCTTAAAGAAGGAGACGATGTTTCAGCTATTATCAAAGCAACTGAAGTAATCGTAGGTAAAGAATTATAA
- a CDS encoding ATP-binding cassette domain-containing protein yields the protein MFKVENLSKTYKLDNKDEVVGLKNINLEIKEGEILGIIGTSGSGKTTLLRCLRGVEKFDEGVITVDDVVLHADDSQYYYNQLKKATAIHLQRDFGLWPASCRENVLRKMYGAKYGDEASTLLKEAEKEFGKKADEILKLVGLEGKDDFPAPLLSGGEKQRLIMARQLAKEPKLLLLDEPATMACPKTKQEILDAVKKINKELGITVIVVSHLPEVQKYLADRIVLMNDGEIVEISDDVNGITDEFLSKRAPESDITIKASDETIIKAEDIDKRYFVLNDGVSLDIENANFEVKKGDILTLLGPSGAGKSVLLHILDGIEDADGGKVTYKLKTDNEGVLWVDIHKPSLHRMDVRRKVGFMYQE from the coding sequence ATGTTTAAAGTAGAAAATCTTTCAAAAACTTATAAATTGGACAACAAAGATGAGGTTGTTGGTCTTAAAAATATTAATTTAGAAATTAAAGAAGGGGAAATCCTTGGAATTATCGGAACTAGTGGTTCTGGTAAAACAACACTTTTAAGATGTCTAAGAGGTGTTGAGAAATTTGATGAAGGTGTCATAACTGTAGACGATGTTGTACTTCATGCAGATGACAGTCAATATTATTATAACCAACTTAAAAAAGCAACAGCTATTCATCTTCAAAGAGATTTTGGTCTATGGCCTGCAAGTTGCCGTGAAAATGTTTTAAGGAAAATGTATGGTGCTAAATATGGTGATGAGGCATCTACTCTTTTAAAGGAAGCTGAAAAGGAATTCGGAAAAAAGGCAGATGAGATCTTAAAATTGGTTGGCCTTGAAGGTAAAGACGATTTTCCAGCACCTTTATTAAGTGGTGGAGAAAAACAAAGACTTATTATGGCTAGACAATTAGCAAAAGAGCCTAAACTTTTACTTTTGGATGAACCTGCAACAATGGCATGTCCAAAAACAAAACAAGAAATTTTGGATGCTGTTAAAAAGATTAATAAAGAACTTGGAATTACGGTAATAGTTGTATCTCACTTGCCGGAGGTTCAAAAATATTTAGCCGATCGTATTGTTTTAATGAATGACGGCGAAATAGTTGAAATCAGTGATGATGTTAATGGTATAACCGATGAGTTTTTATCTAAAAGAGCACCTGAATCTGATATTACTATTAAAGCAAGTGATGAAACCATTATAAAGGCAGAAGATATTGATAAAAGATACTTTGTTCTTAATGATGGTGTAAGTTTGGATATTGAAAATGCTAATTTTGAAGTTAAAAAGGGAGATATTTTAACACTGTTAGGACCAAGCGGTGCAGGTAAAAGTGTACTTTTACATATCTTGGACGGTATTGAAGATGCCGATGGGGGAAAAGTTACTTATAAACTTAAAACAGATAATGAAGGAGTTTTATGGGTAGATATTCATAAACCTTCCTTACATAGGATGGATGTAAGGCGTAAAGTGGGATTTATGTATCAGGAA
- the cofH gene encoding 5-amino-6-(D-ribitylamino)uracil--L-tyrosine 4-hydroxyphenyl transferase CofH, which yields MISAYEVSNETKKILDNALDEAISVEDANYLMNLKGSDVFALLETADYLRKEIVGDNVSFINNCNINFTNICKIRCGFCAFGKDKDDPDAYIQNDEEILSKAQNAVENGAREFTLMGGVLEEADIDYYEHLLKLLKDHFPDVMIHGFSPTMIFDACKKSEMSLEEGVKILKKAGLDSLPGTAAEILTDRSRSIICPKKVSTQEWVDVVTTVHKAGIPGSATMMYGHVETVAERVETMKILRDVQEETHGFTEFIPMTFMPNYSPIFLNGQKNLGATGIEDLKLYATGRLMFRDLIPNIQVSWVKMGYRFAQISLLAGANDLGGTLGGDELSEASGAPDGVDASIKDLIKLVNELGRTPIERNTKYTEFFPIAGK from the coding sequence ATGATATCCGCATATGAAGTAAGTAATGAAACTAAAAAAATATTAGATAATGCTTTAGATGAAGCAATATCTGTTGAAGATGCAAATTATTTGATGAATCTAAAGGGATCTGATGTATTCGCATTACTTGAAACAGCAGATTACTTGAGAAAAGAAATTGTAGGGGATAATGTTTCATTTATTAATAATTGTAATATTAATTTTACTAATATCTGTAAAATTAGATGTGGATTCTGTGCATTTGGAAAGGATAAGGATGATCCTGATGCATATATTCAAAATGATGAAGAAATCCTTTCAAAAGCTCAAAATGCTGTTGAAAATGGTGCACGTGAATTCACATTAATGGGTGGGGTTTTAGAAGAAGCTGACATTGATTATTATGAACATCTCCTTAAGCTTTTAAAAGACCATTTTCCTGATGTGATGATTCACGGTTTCTCACCTACAATGATATTTGATGCATGTAAAAAATCTGAGATGTCTTTAGAGGAAGGAGTTAAGATTCTTAAAAAAGCGGGATTAGATTCACTTCCAGGTACTGCAGCGGAAATATTAACCGACAGATCAAGAAGCATTATTTGTCCAAAAAAAGTTTCCACTCAAGAATGGGTTGATGTAGTAACTACCGTTCATAAAGCAGGTATTCCAGGTTCTGCAACCATGATGTATGGACATGTTGAAACAGTTGCTGAGCGTGTTGAAACCATGAAGATTTTAAGGGATGTTCAAGAGGAAACACATGGTTTTACAGAATTTATCCCTATGACCTTTATGCCAAATTATTCACCGATTTTCTTAAACGGTCAGAAAAATCTTGGTGCTACCGGAATTGAAGATTTGAAACTTTATGCCACTGGTAGGTTAATGTTCAGAGATCTGATTCCTAATATTCAAGTATCCTGGGTAAAGATGGGATATAGATTCGCACAAATTTCACTTCTTGCAGGTGCAAATGATTTGGGAGGAACCCTTGGTGGAGATGAATTGTCTGAGGCTAGTGGTGCTCCTGATGGTGTGGATGCTTCAATAAAGGATTTAATCAAATTAGTAAATGAATTAGGAAGAACACCTATTGAAAGAAACACTAAATATACCGAATTCTTCCCAATTGCTGGTAAATAA
- the tsaA gene encoding tRNA (N6-threonylcarbamoyladenosine(37)-N6)-methyltransferase TrmO yields the protein MDKIEFEPIGIIKTPFDKPQGMPIQPTGAKGVKGEIVLDEKYVDGLKDLEEFSHLILIYHLHLTNGNALQVKPFMDNALHGVFATRSPKRPNNIGLSTVKLDSIEDNIVHISNIDVVDGTPLLDIKPYVPQLFEDTLVDDIQIGWFENNHKKAKKQKADSRFVE from the coding sequence ATGGATAAAATTGAATTTGAACCAATAGGAATAATTAAAACACCATTTGACAAACCTCAGGGAATGCCAATTCAACCAACAGGAGCAAAGGGTGTTAAAGGAGAAATAGTTTTAGACGAAAAATATGTTGACGGACTTAAAGATCTTGAGGAATTCTCACATTTAATATTAATATACCATTTACATTTAACAAATGGTAATGCCCTACAAGTTAAACCATTTATGGACAATGCTTTACATGGAGTTTTTGCAACAAGATCACCTAAAAGACCAAATAATATTGGATTATCAACAGTCAAATTAGATTCAATTGAGGACAACATTGTTCATATATCCAATATTGATGTTGTTGACGGAACCCCTCTTTTGGATATTAAGCCATATGTACCCCAATTATTTGAAGATACACTAGTTGATGATATCCAGATTGGATGGTTTGAAAATAATCATAAAAAAGCTAAAAAACAAAAAGCCGATTCAAGATTTGTTGAATAA
- a CDS encoding molybdenum cofactor biosynthesis protein MoaE yields the protein MVVRLIKKDDDYVSTADLINDLKKHEKVDQSGAIFTFEGIVRGEEPGKEIDKLILTTPDNEKTQKEMEEIAEDVKLKYGVNEISLIHYIGEFYTGDSLFLVAVLGSHRDESYDALKEVIERVKFDIDFKKEEYSNEGTKTILAGG from the coding sequence GTGGTAGTAAGATTAATCAAAAAAGACGACGATTATGTAAGTACAGCGGACTTAATTAATGACCTTAAAAAACACGAGAAAGTAGATCAATCAGGAGCAATATTTACATTTGAAGGTATAGTAAGAGGTGAGGAACCTGGTAAAGAGATTGACAAACTTATATTAACTACACCGGATAATGAAAAGACTCAAAAGGAAATGGAAGAAATAGCTGAGGATGTTAAACTTAAATATGGTGTAAATGAGATCAGTTTAATCCATTACATCGGCGAATTCTATACTGGAGATAGTTTATTTTTAGTAGCAGTGTTAGGATCCCACAGAGACGAATCTTATGATGCATTGAAGGAAGTAATTGAAAGAGTTAAATTTGATATTGATTTTAAAAAAGAAGAATACTCAAATGAAGGAACTAAAACCATTCTTGCAGGAGGTTAA
- a CDS encoding nicotinamide-nucleotide adenylyltransferase produces MNNITRGLIIGRMQPIHKGHCQVILKTLEEVDELIIGVGSAQISHTLKDPFTAGERILMIKKFLVENNVDPLRYYIIPMEDKDINAIWVAHVNMMTPPFNVVYSGNPLVQRLFIENNYTVKAPPLYSRETLSGREIRRRMINDEDWQSLVPKSTVEIIEEIDGISRIRHLTKKEKNEI; encoded by the coding sequence ATGAACAATATAACACGTGGATTGATTATAGGTAGAATGCAACCAATACATAAAGGTCACTGCCAGGTAATTTTAAAAACACTAGAGGAAGTGGACGAGTTAATTATTGGAGTAGGTAGTGCTCAAATCTCCCATACCCTAAAAGATCCATTTACTGCAGGTGAAAGGATTCTGATGATTAAAAAATTCTTAGTTGAGAATAATGTAGATCCATTAAGGTATTATATTATTCCTATGGAAGATAAAGACATTAACGCCATTTGGGTAGCTCATGTAAATATGATGACACCTCCATTTAATGTTGTTTATAGTGGAAATCCTTTAGTACAAAGATTATTTATCGAGAATAACTATACCGTTAAAGCTCCTCCACTGTATAGTAGAGAAACTTTATCTGGAAGGGAAATTAGAAGAAGAATGATAAATGATGAAGACTGGCAATCATTGGTTCCGAAATCTACAGTTGAAATAATAGAGGAAATTGATGGTATCTCTAGAATCAGGCACCTTACAAAAAAGGAAAAGAACGAAATTTAA